The Brevibacillus brevis genome contains a region encoding:
- a CDS encoding ArsR/SmtB family transcription factor gives MDPIEIFKALSNESRLQILYWLKEPEKHFTPHEGVDMRKIGVCVSQITEKLNMTQSTASQYLSILQRAGLIKTERIGKYTYYTRDEEKIREIGAFFSSQI, from the coding sequence ATGGATCCAATTGAAATTTTTAAAGCGCTGTCCAACGAGTCTAGACTTCAAATTTTGTATTGGTTAAAAGAGCCTGAAAAACATTTTACGCCCCATGAAGGAGTTGATATGAGGAAAATCGGGGTATGCGTCAGCCAGATAACTGAGAAATTGAATATGACCCAATCAACCGCATCCCAATATTTGTCCATTCTCCAACGAGCCGGCCTTATCAAGACGGAGCGTATTGGCAAATACACGTATTATACCAGGGACGAAGAAAAAATACGTGAAATTGGAGCCTTTTTTAGTAGTCAAATATGA
- a CDS encoding MFS transporter, producing MSNTWKVYFLALVSFLVGTSEYVISGILDKLSSTMGISITAAGQLVTIFSFVYAIFTPIMMALTAKMDRKRLLVSALGIFVLANILSFAMPKFELFVLARVIMALGAGMVVVTALDIASKIAPAGKQASSIATVIMGFTASLIIGVPLGRAAAATFGWQSVFGIIALAGLLAMFVLSRTIPQVQGDEPIPLSKQLALLKNPKVALGLSITFFWLGGYSLAYTYISPYLLEVAGMNENLLSAALLAFGVASLIGSKLGGFSTDKWGVSPTLLGGMILHVVALILLSVTVAISPQPFTVIAILVLWSFAAWSSGPTQQFNLVRISPNNSGIMLGLNQSMMQLSMAAGAGIGGIAVEQVSLSSITWLGTISVAIAILASLFLIVMLKEKVAQQNTNLRNYPS from the coding sequence ATGTCGAATACATGGAAGGTTTACTTTTTGGCATTGGTCAGTTTTTTAGTTGGGACATCCGAGTACGTGATTTCAGGCATCCTTGATAAACTCTCCAGTACCATGGGCATCTCAATTACAGCGGCGGGTCAGCTTGTTACTATTTTTTCATTTGTTTATGCCATTTTCACCCCGATCATGATGGCACTAACTGCGAAAATGGATAGAAAGAGGCTTCTCGTTAGTGCACTAGGTATTTTCGTGTTAGCCAATATCCTGTCATTCGCTATGCCGAAATTTGAATTGTTTGTTCTAGCCCGTGTGATCATGGCTTTAGGAGCAGGGATGGTTGTTGTGACTGCGTTAGATATCGCGTCCAAGATCGCTCCTGCAGGTAAACAGGCAAGCTCGATTGCAACCGTCATTATGGGATTTACCGCATCATTAATCATTGGTGTTCCCCTCGGACGCGCAGCCGCCGCTACATTTGGATGGCAATCCGTTTTCGGTATCATTGCGCTGGCAGGACTTCTGGCGATGTTTGTCCTGTCACGGACGATCCCGCAAGTGCAAGGGGATGAGCCGATACCTCTGTCTAAGCAGTTAGCATTATTGAAAAACCCGAAGGTCGCACTTGGCTTATCGATTACGTTCTTTTGGCTGGGTGGGTATTCCCTCGCATATACCTACATTTCACCCTATCTTCTCGAAGTCGCAGGCATGAATGAGAATTTGTTGAGCGCAGCCTTATTGGCGTTCGGCGTAGCTAGTCTGATCGGTTCCAAATTGGGTGGTTTCAGCACTGACAAATGGGGAGTATCCCCCACTTTACTTGGTGGAATGATCCTGCACGTTGTTGCTCTCATTTTGCTTTCAGTTACTGTTGCTATCTCGCCTCAACCGTTTACAGTTATCGCCATTTTGGTACTATGGTCTTTCGCTGCATGGTCTTCCGGGCCTACGCAACAGTTTAATTTGGTACGGATATCACCGAATAACTCAGGGATCATGCTTGGTCTTAATCAATCCATGATGCAGCTCTCGATGGCCGCAGGGGCAGGTATCGGAGGCATTGCGGTTGAGCAAGTTTCCCTGTCTTCGATTACATGGTTGGGTACGATTAGCGTGGCGATCGCCATCCTTGCTTCCCTATTTTTAATCGTTATGTTAAAAGAAAAGGTTGCACAACAGAACACAAACTTACGAAATTACCCCTCATAA
- a CDS encoding iron-sulfur cluster biosynthesis family protein, whose product MITITPTAAVRLAQMIAEEADAEQLGIRLVPTTTGCGSYTYSIAITEAEKHDLEQEISGIRFFYQTHEIDKLSGTVIDCDPATGRFSIFHPRPMQTDCSLTH is encoded by the coding sequence ATGATCACCATTACTCCAACTGCGGCAGTACGTCTTGCACAAATGATCGCGGAAGAAGCGGATGCTGAGCAGCTCGGAATCAGACTCGTTCCGACTACGACGGGTTGTGGCAGCTATACATATAGCATCGCCATTACGGAAGCGGAAAAACATGATCTCGAACAAGAAATAAGTGGAATTCGTTTCTTTTATCAAACGCATGAGATAGACAAGCTCTCCGGGACAGTCATCGACTGCGATCCTGCAACTGGCCGCTTCTCCATTTTCCATCCGCGCCCGATGCAAACAGATTGCTCGCTTACTCATTGA
- a CDS encoding gamma carbonic anhydrase encodes MLLLSFENIKPKIHPTVFLAKGSVVSGDVEIGEDSSIWYNTVIRGDIAPTVIGKRVSVQDNSTLHQSPNNPLILEDEVTVGHNAVLHSCVVRRGALIGMGAIVLDRAEIGEEAMVAAGALVPPGMKVPPRSLVVGNPAKVKRELNEADLKEFVRIRQSYVDKGKMYRQLEESPLERE; translated from the coding sequence ATGCTGCTCTTATCATTTGAAAACATCAAACCGAAGATTCACCCTACTGTTTTTCTAGCAAAAGGCTCCGTCGTTTCTGGCGATGTCGAAATCGGTGAGGATTCTTCTATTTGGTACAACACTGTGATTCGCGGTGACATCGCTCCGACCGTCATCGGAAAACGCGTCAGCGTCCAAGACAACAGCACCCTGCATCAAAGCCCGAACAATCCGTTGATCCTCGAAGACGAGGTGACCGTTGGACATAATGCCGTTTTACATAGCTGCGTGGTACGTCGCGGCGCATTGATCGGAATGGGCGCGATTGTATTGGATCGGGCGGAAATCGGGGAAGAAGCGATGGTTGCTGCGGGTGCACTCGTTCCTCCAGGCATGAAAGTGCCACCTCGCTCGCTTGTTGTCGGCAATCCAGCGAAAGTAAAACGCGAACTTAACGAGGCAGACTTGAAAGAATTCGTACGCATTCGCCAATCGTATGTGGATAAAGGAAAGATGTATCGTCAACTGGAAGAAAGCCCGCTAGAACGGGAGTAG
- a CDS encoding DUF1385 domain-containing protein — protein sequence MIMGMSFGRGVLFHDRNVLACAEVKDGVIHMWAEKITLKTIGKLWYRIFFSFPWYYQLFHLMLACYVLAAILKPDWAFIDPMWVAVYIAGFHFVFPKKMKKFHGAEHKVFSYGGKKSLAALKEIQRANIVNDGCSTNLVVWFFMGFLLSVFFLPLEWSVACGVAGLLVGMLGDRYVRKYFGFLYKLSAFFQKYSTTKEPDRLHLETAIRSYMLFEHIREVDRLQNAS from the coding sequence ATGATTATGGGGATGTCTTTTGGACGCGGTGTGCTTTTTCATGATCGAAATGTGCTGGCTTGCGCGGAAGTAAAAGACGGAGTCATTCATATGTGGGCGGAAAAAATCACATTGAAAACAATAGGGAAGCTCTGGTATCGAATATTTTTCTCCTTTCCGTGGTACTATCAATTGTTTCACCTCATGCTTGCTTGTTATGTGCTGGCAGCGATTTTGAAGCCTGACTGGGCCTTCATCGATCCGATGTGGGTAGCTGTATACATCGCAGGCTTTCACTTCGTTTTTCCGAAAAAGATGAAAAAATTTCACGGTGCGGAGCATAAGGTGTTTAGCTATGGAGGGAAGAAGTCGCTAGCAGCACTGAAAGAGATTCAACGGGCAAATATCGTAAATGACGGTTGCTCGACGAATCTGGTCGTGTGGTTTTTTATGGGGTTCCTTTTGTCCGTATTCTTTTTACCCTTAGAATGGAGCGTCGCATGCGGGGTAGCAGGACTGCTTGTCGGCATGCTTGGGGATCGTTACGTGCGTAAATATTTCGGTTTTCTTTACAAGCTGTCGGCGTTCTTTCAAAAATACAGCACGACCAAAGAACCGGATCGGCTTCATTTAGAGACAGCGATTCGCTCGTATATGCTTTTTGAACACATTCGCGAAGTGGATCGATTGCAGAATGCTTCGTAA
- the yfkAB gene encoding radical SAM/CxCxxxxC motif protein YfkAB: MIRMVPTTPLTPLHDPWEPLFNATPPAYKLTSVEFTVTNLCNLRCEHCAVGDTLRYKDDPALPVDLILRRLDEAKDLLTISITGGEPMYSERTVKTVIAPILQYAADRGLRTQINSNMSMPFSRYELILPYIDVMHISWNWSTPEEFHDIVYAKARQPVSIKRAEAQFHEMMENARKLSEAGVFVSAETMLNHRTWTKLDTLHRQIQEMGSKRHEVHPMYASDFARDLDVLSLDELRQAIHRMLDVRNEDLWMLFGTLPFFACSPEAADRELISRLRSAKNVTTRNDPDGRNRLNINIFTGDVIVTDFGDVEPLGNIQTDQLQSMFEKWQEHTLNQKINCFCPAAACAGPNLLVANTYYQETDFTLRKALV; encoded by the coding sequence TTGATCCGCATGGTTCCAACTACACCATTAACACCTTTACACGATCCATGGGAGCCGTTGTTCAATGCGACACCCCCCGCCTATAAACTTACCAGCGTCGAGTTTACTGTAACGAATCTGTGCAATCTCCGCTGTGAGCATTGCGCGGTTGGTGATACATTGCGATACAAAGACGATCCCGCTCTCCCTGTCGATCTTATACTCCGTCGTCTCGATGAAGCAAAAGATCTGCTTACTATCAGTATAACAGGCGGAGAACCGATGTACAGCGAGCGCACCGTGAAAACTGTGATCGCACCTATTCTACAATATGCAGCAGATCGTGGGCTGCGGACGCAAATCAACTCCAACATGTCCATGCCTTTTTCTCGGTATGAGTTGATCCTGCCTTACATCGATGTCATGCATATTTCGTGGAACTGGTCTACTCCCGAGGAATTCCATGATATTGTTTACGCAAAAGCACGGCAGCCGGTTTCAATCAAAAGAGCGGAAGCACAATTTCATGAGATGATGGAAAATGCTCGCAAGCTCTCGGAAGCAGGTGTATTTGTCTCAGCCGAAACGATGCTGAATCATCGCACATGGACAAAGCTCGATACCCTCCACCGTCAGATTCAGGAGATGGGAAGTAAGCGACATGAAGTACACCCGATGTACGCGAGTGATTTTGCCCGTGATCTGGATGTACTTTCACTCGATGAGCTTCGTCAAGCCATTCATCGGATGCTCGATGTACGTAATGAAGATTTGTGGATGCTTTTCGGGACGCTTCCGTTTTTCGCTTGTAGTCCTGAAGCAGCAGACAGGGAATTGATCAGCAGACTGCGCTCTGCGAAAAATGTGACGACTCGCAATGATCCAGATGGTCGCAATCGTCTTAACATCAACATTTTCACCGGCGATGTCATCGTGACCGATTTCGGGGATGTAGAGCCATTGGGCAATATTCAAACGGATCAGCTCCAGTCGATGTTTGAAAAATGGCAAGAACACACGCTGAATCAGAAGATCAATTGCTTCTGCCCTGCTGCTGCATGTGCAGGACCGAACCTGCTCGTTGCCAATACTTACTATCAGGAGACTGATTTCACTCTGCGCAAAGCACTCGTCTAA
- a CDS encoding alpha/beta-type small acid-soluble spore protein: MSRRKRPLVPEARKGLDALKAQVAHVDDPAQAKFEVAEEIHVPLQPGYNGQLTSHDAGRIGGRLGGSMVREMVRMAMEGMNKNP; this comes from the coding sequence ATGAGCAGACGCAAACGCCCTCTCGTCCCCGAGGCGAGAAAAGGACTGGACGCCCTAAAAGCGCAGGTTGCACACGTTGATGATCCCGCGCAGGCAAAATTCGAAGTCGCAGAAGAAATTCATGTTCCTTTGCAGCCGGGCTACAATGGACAGTTAACCTCTCACGATGCCGGTCGAATCGGAGGACGCTTGGGCGGCAGTATGGTCAGAGAGATGGTTCGGATGGCAATGGAAGGCATGAATAAAAATCCGTGA
- a CDS encoding MDR family MFS transporter produces MEMEKEKRRVGLVTGGVLMGLVLSSLDQTIVSTAMPTITKELGGLSFYSWVFAIYMLASTTSMPIYGKMADLFGPRKMYLIGLLLFLVGSLLCGMANSMTGLIAARGVQGLGAGALMPVAFIIVGELYPPEKRGKFQGLFGAVFAMTSILGPSLGGILVEHLPWGWIFFINLPVGIAAFLIIALAWSDQRHYDKKPVIDWYGAISLSAAIILILLSLVMEGREYKIGLGGAGILLLGMFIWIETKAKEPLLPLSLFRIPAIGYGNLVGFLVSAALFGAIAYIPLFVQGVRGATPSEAGYLLVPLMLSAAISSTIGGRWMAKATFRAILIPSLIIMATGFYLLSTIDVGTTNTQLVIYMIVTGLGMGAIYPALGTAAHSAVKPQDRGVAMSTSQLFRSIGGTIGISVFGSIVEGRMRAGLLFSEALHGVFITGLILIGISLIASVRLGNTRLLDKEPRHSHTSNSGVPKQ; encoded by the coding sequence ATGGAGATGGAAAAGGAAAAGCGTCGGGTTGGATTGGTTACGGGTGGAGTGCTGATGGGGCTAGTCTTGTCATCGTTGGATCAGACGATTGTATCAACAGCCATGCCGACAATCACGAAAGAGCTCGGAGGTTTATCGTTTTATAGCTGGGTGTTCGCCATTTATATGCTCGCATCGACCACGAGCATGCCCATCTATGGGAAAATGGCAGACTTGTTTGGGCCAAGAAAAATGTATTTGATCGGTTTGCTTCTGTTTCTGGTAGGATCTCTTTTGTGCGGCATGGCTAATTCTATGACGGGTCTTATTGCAGCGAGAGGAGTCCAAGGCTTGGGCGCTGGGGCATTAATGCCGGTTGCATTCATTATTGTGGGTGAACTGTATCCACCCGAAAAGAGAGGCAAATTTCAAGGTCTTTTCGGAGCAGTCTTTGCCATGACGAGTATACTCGGACCCTCGTTGGGGGGAATTCTCGTGGAGCATCTGCCGTGGGGATGGATCTTCTTTATAAACCTTCCTGTCGGTATCGCTGCCTTTTTGATCATTGCCCTAGCCTGGAGTGATCAGCGGCACTACGATAAGAAGCCTGTCATTGATTGGTATGGGGCGATTAGCTTGAGTGCAGCTATCATTCTCATCCTGCTGTCCCTTGTCATGGAGGGGAGGGAATACAAAATCGGGTTAGGGGGAGCGGGTATCTTGCTTCTCGGCATGTTCATTTGGATTGAAACCAAAGCAAAGGAACCCCTGCTTCCGCTTTCCCTATTTCGCATCCCGGCCATTGGATATGGCAATCTCGTAGGATTCCTTGTGAGTGCCGCTTTGTTCGGTGCAATCGCATACATCCCTCTGTTCGTCCAAGGGGTACGCGGTGCGACTCCCTCAGAGGCTGGATACCTTTTAGTGCCACTCATGTTGTCCGCAGCGATTTCTTCGACGATTGGGGGAAGATGGATGGCAAAAGCTACATTTCGGGCGATTCTGATTCCCAGCTTAATCATTATGGCGACAGGCTTTTACCTTCTGAGCACGATTGATGTAGGGACAACCAACACACAGCTCGTCATCTATATGATTGTCACAGGTCTAGGCATGGGGGCAATCTATCCTGCACTCGGTACAGCAGCACACAGCGCTGTAAAACCGCAAGATCGGGGTGTTGCCATGTCGACATCGCAATTATTTCGTTCTATTGGGGGGACGATTGGAATCAGTGTGTTTGGGAGCATCGTAGAAGGGCGGATGCGGGCAGGATTGTTGTTTAGTGAAGCTTTGCACGGCGTCTTTATCACGGGTTTGATTCTGATTGGAATCAGTTTGATAGCCAGTGTCCGACTCGGCAATACTCGATTGCTCGACAAAGAACCCCGCCATTCGCATACATCAAATAGCGGGGTTCCCAAACAATAG